In Qipengyuania psychrotolerans, one DNA window encodes the following:
- a CDS encoding GNAT family N-acetyltransferase — MAEQDIVIVQANDKKGRAAFVDLGREFAAREPHSVPQVRSEQLELVNPAKNPFYGHADVQLFIARRSGKPVGRIAAHIDHLALELPAAQGMGPGTGLFGYFDAEDEAVAKALIACAEDWLRERGMTRALGPISLSIWEEPGLLVEGQDHPPMIMMGHHPKHYAKWIEQAGYAEAKRLLTYDLDVQQEFPPLIRRIVQSGERNERIRIRKVDKKRWDEEVKTILHILNDAWSSNWGFIPFTEAEIAHAGKKLRPIIREDLNMVAELDGRPVAFMLTFPDVNKPLKEIGGKLLPFGWLTLLRWLRRPKQADMRVPLMGVLKELHNSRVASQLAFMMISEIRDVAARKYDAERGEIGWILDDNQGMKAIADAIDSKINREYVIYEKTL, encoded by the coding sequence GTGGCTGAGCAAGATATCGTTATCGTACAGGCGAATGACAAGAAAGGGCGGGCCGCCTTCGTCGACCTGGGGCGCGAATTCGCCGCGCGCGAGCCGCATTCGGTTCCGCAAGTGCGCTCGGAACAGCTCGAACTCGTAAATCCCGCCAAGAACCCGTTTTACGGCCATGCCGACGTTCAGCTGTTCATAGCACGGCGCAGCGGGAAACCGGTGGGGCGGATCGCTGCCCATATCGATCACCTAGCTCTCGAATTGCCCGCCGCACAGGGTATGGGTCCGGGCACCGGCCTGTTCGGCTATTTCGATGCCGAAGACGAAGCCGTGGCAAAGGCCTTGATTGCCTGCGCGGAAGACTGGCTGCGCGAACGGGGGATGACCCGCGCGCTTGGCCCGATATCGCTATCCATCTGGGAGGAACCCGGCCTGCTCGTCGAAGGACAGGATCATCCCCCGATGATCATGATGGGCCACCATCCCAAACACTACGCAAAATGGATCGAGCAAGCGGGATACGCAGAGGCCAAACGCCTGCTTACCTACGATCTTGACGTGCAGCAGGAATTCCCGCCGCTCATCCGCCGCATCGTGCAATCGGGCGAACGCAACGAACGTATCCGGATCCGCAAGGTCGACAAGAAGCGCTGGGACGAGGAGGTCAAGACGATCCTCCACATTCTCAATGATGCATGGTCCAGCAACTGGGGCTTCATTCCGTTTACCGAGGCCGAGATAGCCCATGCCGGCAAGAAGCTGCGGCCCATTATCCGTGAAGATCTCAATATGGTCGCCGAACTCGACGGCAGGCCGGTCGCATTCATGCTGACCTTTCCCGACGTCAACAAGCCGCTCAAGGAAATCGGCGGCAAGCTACTGCCTTTCGGTTGGCTCACCCTGCTGCGCTGGCTGCGGCGGCCCAAACAGGCCGATATGCGTGTGCCGTTGATGGGCGTCTTGAAAGAGCTTCACAATTCGCGCGTTGCCAGCCAGCTCGCCTTCATGATGATCAGCGAAATTCGCGACGTGGCGGCGAGAAAATACGACGCCGAGCGCGGTGAGATCGGGTGGATACTCGACGACAATCAGGGAATGAAGGCCATCGCAGATGCGATCGACAGCAAGATCAACCGGGAATACGTGATCTACGAAAAGACGCTCTGA
- a CDS encoding response regulator, with protein sequence MSIPRYVLVVEDEAILGLQLEDALLDAGVEKVEICSTTEAALASLKRSQPDVIVLDVHLADRDDGWAIAELVRELGPDSPQIVFSTGQPEDIPQDIAELGYVLQKPYDPEVLVDLLSKPKKRGVISRIKGALRDA encoded by the coding sequence ATGTCCATTCCTCGCTACGTCCTCGTGGTGGAGGACGAAGCTATTCTAGGTCTGCAACTCGAAGATGCGCTCCTTGACGCAGGCGTCGAGAAGGTCGAAATTTGCTCGACCACCGAGGCAGCGCTTGCATCTTTGAAGCGGAGCCAGCCCGATGTCATTGTGCTCGATGTCCACCTGGCTGACCGGGACGATGGTTGGGCGATTGCCGAACTGGTAAGGGAACTTGGTCCCGACAGTCCGCAGATCGTGTTTTCGACTGGCCAGCCGGAAGATATTCCTCAGGATATCGCCGAGCTCGGATACGTGCTTCAAAAACCGTATGATCCGGAGGTTCTCGTGGACCTGCTCAGCAAACCCAAAAAACGCGGCGTGATCTCGCGCATCAAGGGTGCATTGCGCGACGCCTGA
- a CDS encoding Crp/Fnr family transcriptional regulator, translated as MADADEAAGREGRNIRQGAAMFEVSDPYECQNCPLQDCPGLRPLESIQQAYMQSIKQGEFRFERGDTILEEDECTKHLFTILEGVAIRYRTLGDGRRQIVNLMFPGDLVGLQGAFEEELSHSVEVLLPARLCRFKRDDFVSLIKEHPRLGYDITWLAAKEETALEGHIVSLGQRSARERVAYLAVWLLDRALATGVAKKGNRLHLSITQAQIGDMLGLSLVHTNRTLRALDRDGLIQWSPREICVPDMEKASKLVGFERSKPSHRPFV; from the coding sequence ATGGCGGACGCCGACGAAGCGGCCGGACGAGAAGGCCGGAATATCCGGCAGGGGGCCGCGATGTTTGAAGTTTCCGATCCGTATGAATGTCAAAACTGTCCGTTGCAGGATTGCCCGGGTTTGCGGCCGCTCGAAAGCATCCAGCAGGCTTACATGCAATCCATCAAGCAGGGCGAGTTCAGGTTTGAACGCGGCGATACCATTCTCGAAGAAGATGAGTGCACCAAGCACCTCTTCACGATCCTGGAGGGTGTTGCGATCAGGTACAGGACACTTGGAGACGGCCGCCGCCAAATCGTGAACCTCATGTTCCCCGGCGATCTCGTCGGGTTGCAGGGAGCGTTCGAGGAAGAGCTCAGTCATTCGGTCGAGGTTTTGCTGCCTGCCAGATTGTGCCGGTTCAAGCGGGACGATTTTGTCTCGCTGATCAAGGAGCATCCGCGGCTCGGCTATGACATTACCTGGCTGGCAGCGAAGGAGGAGACGGCACTGGAAGGCCACATCGTGTCACTCGGTCAGCGCAGCGCACGCGAACGGGTCGCCTATCTGGCAGTGTGGCTGCTGGACCGAGCGCTCGCGACCGGCGTCGCCAAGAAGGGAAACAGACTGCACCTTTCGATCACGCAGGCGCAGATTGGCGATATGCTTGGTCTTTCTCTCGTACATACCAACCGCACTCTGAGGGCGCTTGACCGGGACGGCCTGATCCAATGGTCCCCGCGCGAGATTTGCGTGCCTGACATGGAGAAAGCGTCGAAACTGGTAGGTTTCGAACGCTCCAAGCCTTCGCATCGACCCTTCGTTTAA
- a CDS encoding response regulator, whose translation MSLGDQIAKNLPYLRRYARALTGSQATGDAFVRATLEAALADEGLKASLEGGRVPLYRAFNKVWSSAYLDVPDAVGEDHEGAAQDRLKSITPLNRQALLLTTLEDFSVEQAGEVMELEPAQIERLVQEAVSEIDRESSTSVLIIEDEPLISMQLEDLVTSLGHEICGTAATRTQAQEVVAQKTPGLVLADIQLADGSSGLDAVDDILAIDSVPVIFITAYPERLLTGDRPEPTYLVTKPFQEQTVRTAISQALFFGSSRPLG comes from the coding sequence ATGTCGCTTGGTGATCAAATCGCAAAAAATCTGCCTTACCTGCGCCGCTATGCGCGCGCTCTAACCGGCTCTCAGGCAACCGGTGATGCATTCGTCAGGGCCACGCTTGAAGCCGCCCTGGCAGATGAGGGGCTCAAGGCCTCGCTGGAAGGTGGCCGCGTGCCGCTCTACCGCGCCTTTAACAAGGTCTGGTCGAGTGCGTATCTGGACGTGCCCGATGCCGTTGGCGAAGACCATGAAGGTGCAGCTCAGGATCGATTGAAATCGATCACGCCGCTGAACCGTCAGGCATTGCTGCTGACTACTCTCGAAGATTTCTCGGTCGAACAGGCCGGTGAAGTGATGGAACTGGAACCTGCTCAGATCGAACGGTTGGTGCAGGAAGCGGTCAGTGAGATCGATCGGGAAAGCTCGACCAGCGTTCTCATCATTGAAGACGAGCCGCTCATTTCGATGCAGCTCGAAGATCTCGTGACCTCGCTCGGCCATGAAATCTGCGGCACCGCAGCTACGCGCACACAGGCGCAAGAGGTGGTCGCACAGAAGACTCCCGGCCTTGTCCTGGCAGATATCCAGCTTGCAGACGGATCTTCGGGTCTTGATGCTGTCGACGATATCCTCGCAATCGACAGCGTGCCGGTTATCTTCATCACCGCTTATCCCGAACGTCTGCTGACCGGCGATCGTCCCGAGCCGACTTACCTCGTGACCAAGCCGTTTCAGGAACAGACAGTCCGCACGGCGATCAGCCAGGCACTGTTCTTCGGATCCAGCCGCCCGCTGGGATAA
- a CDS encoding CHASE domain-containing protein: MQRGRRQRWLVDYPRAVPLLIFLLVAAVTMVSVFAIESGQRVRESAELSRKSQAMVSAVERRAYSNSAFLRAAAALFSSQDEVGVETFRQFVAELRLDADYRGAEGIGWAPVVSSGEVAAIEDILSEGRVSRIRVTPSIAAEPRSEVVPVLFLQPDTLRNRRALGFDMYSEPVRRAAMDEATRTERPTATGRITLIQEGGGTEPGFIIYMPVYEGGPGDRRLKGFVYSPFTANQFLSSAAELVAGEDSGVRLYDVADDGRDLLAELSTWQSGHETVERKVSLANREMMLVVQSTSDQTLSSMSMITLLFGLAVASLLLVVARLLTQQAQEDSRSLDWFAEQNSIRNSLTRELNHRVKNTLANVLSIVSLTRRRADNLDDFAEGIDSRIRALSATHDLLTHSEWGSTPLSSVIQVELAPYTNDQDHEIVAEGPDVELAPNDALSLGLAVHELVTNAAKYGALSVPGGKIAIIWTLVNERLARVDWTESGGPRVVEPQKRGFGTDLIEKIVAHELRHPVELEFLPTGVRCKLLVPVRKRDEFTLRTTPQPGA; this comes from the coding sequence TTGCAAAGGGGCAGGCGCCAGCGTTGGCTGGTCGATTATCCGCGCGCAGTTCCGTTGCTGATCTTCCTCCTGGTCGCGGCTGTGACAATGGTCAGCGTGTTCGCGATCGAGAGTGGGCAGCGCGTGCGCGAAAGCGCGGAGCTGAGCCGCAAGTCGCAAGCCATGGTTTCCGCTGTCGAACGCCGGGCATATTCGAACTCCGCGTTCTTGAGGGCAGCCGCTGCGCTGTTCAGTTCGCAGGACGAGGTCGGCGTTGAAACCTTCCGCCAGTTTGTCGCAGAATTGCGGCTCGATGCAGACTACCGCGGTGCTGAAGGTATCGGATGGGCGCCGGTTGTCAGTTCTGGCGAAGTTGCCGCGATAGAAGACATTCTGAGCGAGGGGCGAGTTTCGCGCATTCGGGTCACTCCAAGCATTGCGGCAGAGCCCCGGTCCGAAGTCGTGCCGGTTCTTTTCCTGCAACCGGACACGCTCAGGAATCGGCGCGCACTTGGGTTTGATATGTATTCAGAGCCGGTACGGCGAGCCGCGATGGACGAAGCGACCCGCACGGAACGCCCGACCGCTACCGGCAGGATCACCTTGATCCAGGAGGGCGGTGGTACTGAACCCGGCTTCATTATATATATGCCGGTCTACGAAGGCGGGCCCGGAGATCGCAGACTCAAGGGCTTCGTCTACAGCCCCTTCACCGCAAATCAGTTTCTCTCTTCCGCAGCCGAACTGGTAGCCGGCGAAGACAGCGGTGTCCGGCTTTATGATGTCGCTGACGATGGCAGGGACCTGCTTGCGGAATTGTCTACCTGGCAGTCCGGTCACGAAACTGTTGAGCGCAAGGTCAGCCTCGCCAATCGTGAAATGATGCTGGTTGTCCAGTCAACCTCCGACCAGACACTCTCATCGATGTCCATGATCACGCTGTTGTTCGGGCTGGCTGTTGCCAGCCTGTTACTGGTGGTCGCCAGGCTTCTTACACAGCAGGCACAGGAAGACAGCCGCTCCCTTGATTGGTTCGCCGAACAAAATTCAATTCGCAACTCACTGACGCGGGAGCTCAATCACCGGGTCAAGAATACGCTCGCGAATGTCCTTTCCATCGTGTCGCTGACCCGTCGCAGAGCCGATAATCTCGATGATTTCGCGGAAGGTATCGACAGCCGTATCCGGGCGCTATCAGCTACTCATGACCTGTTGACGCACTCGGAATGGGGCTCGACCCCCCTCAGTTCGGTAATCCAGGTCGAGCTTGCCCCGTATACGAACGATCAGGATCACGAAATTGTCGCCGAAGGGCCCGATGTCGAATTGGCTCCCAACGACGCCCTATCATTAGGCCTTGCTGTCCACGAACTGGTTACGAATGCGGCGAAGTATGGTGCCCTGAGTGTTCCAGGCGGCAAGATCGCGATTATCTGGACCTTGGTGAATGAACGCCTCGCGCGGGTCGACTGGACCGAAAGCGGCGGGCCGCGCGTCGTTGAGCCGCAGAAGCGCGGATTTGGCACTGACTTGATCGAGAAGATCGTCGCCCATGAACTACGCCATCCGGTCGAGCTGGAGTTCCTCCCAACAGGAGTTCGCTGCAAATTGCTGGTACCGGTGCGCAAGCGGGATGAGTTCACCCTGCGTACGACACCGCAACCCGGCGCATAG
- a CDS encoding NepR family anti-sigma factor, which translates to MTSPVPSEGKLPAGKSRKSDSGADDKPQWANGLRQLYDSVVEEPLPDQFKDLLAKLDSKD; encoded by the coding sequence ATGACATCTCCAGTACCTTCCGAAGGAAAGTTGCCTGCGGGCAAGAGCCGGAAGTCGGACAGCGGCGCAGATGACAAGCCTCAATGGGCGAACGGTCTGCGACAGCTTTACGATTCCGTGGTCGAAGAGCCGCTGCCTGATCAATTCAAGGATCTGCTTGCGAAATTGGATTCGAAGGACTGA
- a CDS encoding sigma-70 family RNA polymerase sigma factor translates to MEPAKRTASEKADFKRELTDVVPHLRAFARGLCGRADMADDLVQETLLKAWAAQERFQPGTSMRAWTFVILRNAYLTDMRRNRFRGEYDETVAERILTAPAGQEEPIHLSDMHRALLTLPPERREALLLVGAGGFSYEEAANICGCAVGTIKSRVGRARATLTSMLEDGSIPRRSVDDDTAHRAILEELDEVAAGQGASANS, encoded by the coding sequence ATGGAGCCCGCGAAACGTACGGCCTCCGAGAAAGCCGATTTCAAACGCGAGTTGACCGATGTGGTCCCCCACCTGCGTGCATTTGCGCGCGGCCTGTGCGGCCGTGCCGACATGGCCGACGACCTCGTGCAGGAAACACTCCTCAAAGCTTGGGCTGCCCAGGAGCGGTTCCAACCCGGCACCAGTATGCGCGCGTGGACCTTCGTGATTTTGCGCAACGCCTATCTTACCGACATGCGCCGCAATCGCTTCCGCGGAGAATATGACGAAACGGTCGCCGAGCGCATCTTGACGGCTCCGGCCGGGCAGGAAGAACCTATCCACTTGTCCGACATGCACCGTGCGCTGCTAACCCTTCCGCCGGAACGCCGCGAAGCGCTCCTGCTCGTGGGCGCTGGCGGATTTTCCTACGAGGAAGCGGCAAATATCTGCGGCTGTGCGGTTGGCACCATCAAGAGCCGCGTCGGGCGCGCCCGGGCAACGCTGACCTCCATGCTGGAAGACGGTTCCATCCCGAGACGATCGGTCGATGATGATACGGCTCACCGTGCTATTCTCGAAGAACTGGACGAGGTTGCCGCTGGCCAAGGCGCTTCGGCAAACAGCTGA
- a CDS encoding AI-2E family transporter, which produces MSDKQPASQEPQPQPSAHGPRHAFAQQELRLISALVLLLGMGLFLALPFVLSIGSVVFLPVVTAIILTVILSPLADKLNGWGLPNVLASLISLLVFFAVLLLALALILQPAISLFDELPAMARRVGERFGELQERFSWVAQVNQQLADLMAREGEPREVVLASPSFLETIAFATPTVVIEVILTLLMAYFMIEARVRLRQKLLFGRTSFGASIRAARVLREVQDRVAAYILTVGWINVMVGVLVALGAWALDVDAPIMWGGLAAILNFLPYIGPTLMVGLLALFGIGTADTALLGLVPALAYLGLHTVEANVITPSILGARFTMNPVMILIALSYFTWIWGAFGALLSVPILLILTALFDHIGRPNLVGFIFGEPLFTASVFEPDTNTNAE; this is translated from the coding sequence ATGAGCGACAAACAGCCAGCATCGCAGGAGCCGCAACCGCAGCCATCTGCACACGGGCCGCGTCATGCCTTTGCGCAGCAGGAATTGCGCCTGATTTCGGCGCTTGTCCTGTTGCTGGGCATGGGGCTCTTCCTGGCGTTGCCCTTCGTACTTTCGATCGGCTCGGTAGTCTTCCTGCCGGTCGTAACGGCGATTATCCTGACCGTTATCCTGTCGCCGCTTGCCGACAAGCTGAATGGCTGGGGCCTGCCCAACGTGCTGGCCTCACTCATTTCGCTGTTGGTATTTTTCGCCGTGTTGCTGCTCGCCCTGGCGCTGATCTTGCAACCCGCAATCTCGCTGTTCGACGAATTGCCAGCCATGGCGCGCCGCGTCGGTGAAAGGTTTGGCGAGCTTCAGGAACGCTTTTCCTGGGTCGCGCAGGTCAACCAGCAACTTGCAGACCTGATGGCACGCGAGGGCGAGCCGCGCGAAGTCGTGCTGGCCAGCCCGAGCTTCCTCGAAACAATAGCCTTTGCGACGCCAACGGTGGTGATCGAGGTGATCCTGACCTTGCTCATGGCCTATTTCATGATCGAAGCCCGCGTTCGCCTGCGCCAGAAACTGCTTTTCGGACGTACAAGTTTCGGGGCGAGTATCCGCGCTGCGCGTGTGCTTCGCGAAGTTCAAGACCGCGTTGCCGCCTATATTCTCACCGTGGGCTGGATCAACGTCATGGTCGGTGTTTTGGTTGCGCTGGGTGCGTGGGCGCTGGATGTCGACGCGCCGATCATGTGGGGCGGGCTGGCCGCGATACTGAACTTCCTGCCTTATATCGGACCCACCTTGATGGTCGGTCTGCTGGCACTATTCGGCATCGGAACCGCCGATACGGCCCTGCTCGGCCTTGTCCCAGCCCTCGCCTATCTGGGACTGCATACGGTCGAGGCCAATGTCATCACTCCTTCGATCCTGGGCGCACGGTTCACCATGAACCCAGTGATGATTCTTATCGCGCTGTCCTATTTTACCTGGATCTGGGGCGCCTTCGGAGCACTACTTTCGGTGCCGATACTGCTGATCCTGACTGCCCTGTTCGATCACATCGGCAGGCCCAATCTGGTTGGCTTCATCTTTGGCGAGCCCCTGTTCACCGCCAGCGTTTTCGAGCCAGACACAAACACCAACGCCGAATAG
- a CDS encoding superoxide dismutase, translating into MAFKLIDLPYDDTALEPAVSAKTLSYHHGKHHQAYIDKTNAAIEGTDHANKSLEEVIAAARGSDQGLFNNSAQSWNHGFYWHSMAPSETSISGELQSMIDDAFGSTDDLKSKLKERGAGHFASGWVWLAEKDGKLSIEETHDGDTLADHEGVNPLLVIDLWEHAYYLDHQNARPAYLEAVNAKLNWSFANANLIRGTTWEYPGS; encoded by the coding sequence ATGGCTTTCAAGCTGATCGACCTGCCATACGACGATACTGCACTCGAACCCGCAGTGTCGGCAAAAACACTGTCTTACCATCACGGCAAGCATCACCAGGCGTATATCGACAAGACCAATGCCGCGATCGAAGGCACCGATCATGCGAACAAGAGCCTGGAAGAAGTCATTGCCGCTGCCCGCGGTAGTGACCAGGGATTGTTCAATAACTCGGCTCAGAGCTGGAATCACGGCTTTTACTGGCATTCGATGGCCCCTTCGGAAACCTCCATCTCCGGCGAGTTGCAGAGCATGATCGACGATGCTTTCGGTTCGACCGATGACCTCAAGTCGAAGCTCAAGGAACGCGGCGCAGGCCACTTCGCCAGCGGCTGGGTATGGCTGGCTGAAAAAGACGGCAAGCTGTCGATCGAAGAAACCCATGACGGTGATACGCTGGCCGATCACGAAGGTGTGAACCCGCTGCTCGTCATCGATCTGTGGGAGCACGCGTACTACCTCGACCACCAGAACGCGCGCCCGGCATATCTGGAAGCGGTAAACGCCAAGCTCAACTGGAGCTTTGCCAACGCCAATCTGATCCGCGGCACGACCTGGGAATATCCCGGCTCGTAA
- the glmM gene encoding phosphoglucosamine mutase produces MARKFFGTDGIRGRTNEGVMTASTAMRVGQAAGTHFLRGGHRHRVVIGKDTRLSGYMMESALVAGFTSVGMDVIMTGPLPTPAIALLTREMRADLGVMISASHNPFEDNGIKLFGPDGFKLSDAAEASIELLLEQEPLLVEAERIGRARRIDDARGRYIHAIKQSIASDIRFDGLKVVVDCANGAAYQVAPSAIWELGAEVIAIGVEPDGTNINRDVGSTSLDALKARVVEEGADIGIALDGDADRLIVIDEKGKAVDGDQIMALIATRLLARGDLRGGGIVATVMSNLGLERYLESQGLKLERAKVGDRYVLEKMKEGGYNVGGEQSGHMILLDHGTTGDGTVAALRILASLVRSGKPASELLHVFDPVPQLLKNVRYSGGQPLNAESVKAVIAEAEKELEGTGRLVIRPSGTEPVIRVMAEGDDAAQVERIVDRICDAVKKAA; encoded by the coding sequence ATGGCACGCAAGTTTTTCGGTACCGATGGCATCCGCGGGCGGACGAACGAAGGTGTGATGACCGCCTCGACCGCGATGCGTGTCGGCCAAGCGGCAGGCACGCACTTCCTGCGGGGCGGGCACCGGCACCGTGTCGTGATCGGCAAGGACACCCGGCTGTCGGGCTACATGATGGAAAGCGCGCTGGTCGCCGGCTTTACCAGTGTGGGAATGGACGTGATCATGACCGGCCCCCTCCCCACTCCCGCCATTGCCTTGCTGACCCGCGAGATGCGCGCCGATCTTGGCGTCATGATTTCCGCCAGCCACAATCCGTTCGAGGACAATGGCATCAAGCTATTCGGCCCGGACGGTTTCAAGCTGTCCGACGCGGCCGAAGCCTCGATTGAACTCCTGCTCGAACAGGAGCCGCTGCTGGTCGAAGCCGAACGCATCGGCAGAGCCCGCCGCATCGACGATGCGCGTGGCCGCTATATCCACGCCATCAAGCAATCGATTGCCAGCGACATCCGCTTCGACGGATTGAAGGTGGTGGTCGACTGCGCAAACGGTGCCGCATACCAGGTCGCGCCGTCCGCTATCTGGGAACTGGGCGCCGAAGTCATCGCCATCGGGGTCGAGCCTGACGGCACGAACATTAACCGTGATGTCGGCTCTACTTCGCTTGATGCGCTGAAGGCCCGCGTTGTCGAAGAAGGTGCCGATATAGGCATTGCACTCGACGGGGATGCCGACCGGCTGATCGTGATCGACGAAAAAGGCAAGGCAGTCGACGGCGATCAGATCATGGCCCTGATCGCTACGCGCCTGCTTGCGCGCGGCGATTTGAGAGGCGGCGGCATCGTGGCCACGGTCATGAGCAATCTGGGGCTCGAACGATATCTGGAAAGCCAGGGGCTCAAGCTGGAACGCGCCAAGGTAGGCGACCGCTACGTTCTCGAGAAAATGAAGGAAGGCGGCTATAATGTGGGTGGTGAACAATCCGGCCACATGATCCTGCTTGACCACGGCACTACGGGTGATGGCACCGTGGCGGCGCTGCGCATTCTGGCCAGCCTGGTTCGCTCCGGCAAACCGGCCAGCGAGCTGTTGCACGTCTTTGATCCGGTCCCCCAATTGCTCAAGAATGTGCGTTATTCGGGCGGCCAGCCGCTGAATGCGGAAAGCGTAAAGGCGGTAATTGCCGAAGCAGAAAAAGAGCTCGAGGGTACCGGGAGGCTGGTCATCCGTCCGTCCGGCACCGAACCCGTTATCCGCGTCATGGCCGAAGGCGATGATGCGGCCCAGGTCGAACGCATCGTGGACCGGATTTGCGATGCTGTGAAGAAGGCCGCCTGA
- a CDS encoding DUF1272 domain-containing protein — translation MLEMRPDCERCGADTPAEAPGAFICSFECTFCTDCADELDDLCPNCGGELMDRPARSKKLQEKAPASTVRKFKG, via the coding sequence ATGCTGGAAATGCGACCCGACTGCGAGCGCTGCGGTGCTGATACGCCTGCCGAAGCTCCCGGAGCGTTCATCTGTAGCTTCGAGTGCACATTCTGCACCGATTGCGCAGATGAACTGGACGATCTTTGCCCAAATTGCGGCGGCGAATTGATGGACCGCCCGGCACGATCGAAGAAACTGCAGGAGAAAGCGCCTGCGAGTACGGTCAGGAAGTTCAAGGGATGA
- the thiD gene encoding bifunctional hydroxymethylpyrimidine kinase/phosphomethylpyrimidine kinase — MNGAPPRILSIAGSDSSGGAGIQADIKTITMLGGYAMTAITAVTAQNTRGVQGVEVMHPDLVMDQVDSCLDDIGADAIKIGMLGSPQIAMLLAERLDTFSGPIIFDPVMAATSGSELASEATIAAFGSLMEIATIVTPNLPELAALTGRDTIEDDDVFGAAQQLAEKHDTIVLAKGGHSEGDDVLDRVVSSTGKIASFGHHRIDTRHTHGTGCTLSAALATFLAYGQPTTHAIRLARGFVYAAIENAPGFGEGSGPLGHQAVRKLV; from the coding sequence ATGAACGGCGCACCTCCCCGCATCCTGAGCATTGCCGGTTCCGACAGTTCGGGCGGCGCTGGCATTCAGGCCGACATCAAGACCATCACCATGCTTGGCGGATATGCGATGACCGCGATTACGGCGGTAACGGCGCAGAATACCCGCGGGGTCCAAGGCGTCGAGGTGATGCACCCTGATCTCGTCATGGATCAGGTCGATAGCTGCCTCGACGACATCGGCGCCGACGCCATCAAGATAGGGATGCTGGGCTCGCCTCAGATCGCCATGTTGCTGGCAGAGCGGCTCGATACGTTTTCAGGCCCCATCATTTTCGATCCGGTTATGGCCGCGACCAGCGGATCGGAACTTGCGAGCGAGGCAACCATTGCGGCGTTTGGTTCGCTGATGGAAATTGCGACCATCGTCACACCCAACCTGCCCGAACTCGCCGCCCTGACGGGCCGCGACACCATTGAAGACGACGACGTCTTTGGCGCAGCACAGCAATTGGCTGAAAAGCACGACACCATTGTCCTTGCCAAGGGCGGCCACTCCGAAGGCGACGACGTCCTCGACCGGGTCGTTTCCTCTACCGGCAAGATCGCCAGCTTCGGCCACCACCGTATCGATACGCGGCACACGCACGGCACAGGATGCACCCTGTCAGCAGCGCTGGCGACGTTTCTTGCCTATGGCCAGCCGACCACTCACGCGATCAGGCTGGCACGCGGCTTTGTTTACGCAGCGATCGAAAATGCGCCCGGCTTCGGCGAAGGCTCGGGCCCACTCGGACACCAGGCAGTGCGCAAATTAGTCTGA